Sequence from the Candidatus Dormiibacterota bacterium genome:
TACGCACCCATTCAACGGCACCGGGCAGCCGGCGATCAGCCTTCCGCTGGCCACCTCGAAGGCGGGGCTCCCGATCGGCATCCAGCTCGTCGGCCGGCCGCGTGACGAGTACAGCATCCTGTCGCTGGGTGCCCAGCTCGAGGCGACGCTCAAGCCGCAAGCGGACATTACCGCCGGGCGCCGTAATTAGTCTGTTTCGCGGTCATCGTTCTCGTCGCCGTGATCGCGGTCGTCGTCAGCACCGCTGATATAGCGTTGCGCCTTGGCCCACGCCTGCCGGGCGACGCGGCGGCCGGCGGACCTGGCGTCCAGGTCGCCCTGCTCGAAGTGGATCCCCCCGTAGCGCCGCGAGAATCCGGCCTGGTTGGCGGCCTCGCCGAACGTTGCCCAGCGAAGGGTAAGATCGGCGGCCGGCACGGCTCCGGACTCGAACTTCGAGCTGCCCGCCGGAAACGTGACCGAAGCCCCGAACGTCTCGCTCCCTGTGAAGAGTCTCAGGATCTCCGCCCCGGCCGCACTGAAGGTGCTGTGACCCGAGCTGTACTCCGGGAAGGGCGGCGTCGGGAACGTTGAGGCCTGATAGGGCAGCCAGTCCGCACCATCGATCAGTCGGGTGCCCCGATACGGGCCACCCCAGGCACGTACCTGTTGCCCTCGGAAGAGGTAGCGGATGGAGGTGATCGGCCGGACCGAGTCGTAGAATCGCTTATTGTCCCAGCAGCAGACGCTCGCGTCGAAGACGGCGTTCGTCAGGGCGAAGAAGAGCTTGACGTCGGCGTCGACCCCGTGCTTGTGCGCACCATGATGGTCACGGCGTGAGACAAACTGGGCGAAGAGGTCCCAGTGCCCGGGCGGCAGCTCGGAGTGCGGCCCATCCGCCCAGTACTCGGCGATCATCTTCTGCGCATCGTTGAGACCGGCGCTGAGGGCGAGCAGAGCGCGGGCCTGCGACTCGTATGCCGCGGAGCCGAACCTGGCTGGCCCGGTCGGCGATCGTAGCTGGGCGACGTTGGTGAGCGCGAACGGCG
This genomic interval carries:
- a CDS encoding vanadium-dependent haloperoxidase, which encodes MSEREPLRINRRTALKWGVLAAATPALSGLPLDAFASSDSAVLLWNEAALQGVRDSKLGPPMVARALAIVHTCIFDAWAAYDHQAVGTRLGGALRRPPRERTLANINTAISFAAYRAAVDLFPGDRGSVLDPLMRRLGYDPANTTDNISTPQGVGNVAARAVLDFRHRDGANQLGDEPGGKPGVAYSDYTGYKSTNDPMDLRPGSKFDPATVHDPNRWQHLRYIDASGADFTQPFVGAQWQHVTPFALTNVAQLRSPTGPARFGSAAYESQARALLALSAGLNDAQKMIAEYWADGPHSELPPGHWDLFAQFVSRRDHHGAHKHGVDADVKLFFALTNAVFDASVCCWDNKRFYDSVRPITSIRYLFRGQQVRAWGGPYRGTRLIDGADWLPYQASTFPTPPFPEYSSGHSTFSAAGAEILRLFTGSETFGASVTFPAGSSKFESGAVPAADLTLRWATFGEAANQAGFSRRYGGIHFEQGDLDARSAGRRVARQAWAKAQRYISGADDDRDHGDENDDRETD